CTCGCATCGTGATCTTTAAAGCGGGCCGATGGACCGAGAGCCGATTGCGGCTTAGCTCGGGGGCGTTGAAACCGTTGCTCTCATATTGATTGACATTGCGAATATCTTCAATGCGCGAAAATACTAGGAATCGTCGCCGCAACTCATCAATGCACGGATGGATTGGCATCATGCAGCTGCTTGGTAAGATGTTGCTCTGGTTTTGTCCTGCACAAGTTGGTGCTTGTGGCGCTGTATCTCTCGACTCAATTCACACCAATTAGTATGTTCAATTACAGCAGCAAACTGCGTTTGAAGCAAACATTGAATGCTTCAGTCTCAACCGGAACCCCATAAAAAATCAAATCGCATCGCTAATCTAGGTATATGATGTAAATCCTACCGCCCTCTTATGTATAATCACAACGCAGCACACCGCATCACACCAGCAGCGGAAAGTCTCCAATGTCCTCCATCGCATCTCGCCACGTGAACTCAGACCTTGGATCCTCATGTCTCTTGGTCCAGCATTGTCGCAAGATCCGCTGCACGCTCCCACAGTTTCCAAAGTCCTTTGTTGTTTTATTCGTCGTTTTATTCAAGATCCGCGTCATGAGGTGCTCAAAAAAAGCCTGCTGATCTGGCTGCGCCATGGACCCAGCTATGCAGATCGACCAAACAACCCCACGGAGCGAAACATCACTGGGCGCCTGTTGGAGCTCGCTTATGACAGATGCAACGGCAGCGTAAATGTTAGCTTCAGAAGGATGGATGCTGGATAGGATAACATAGAGCAGAACTAGGGCTCCAGTGGCGAATACTCGCGATATGTAGTGCGATACAGGCGGCTGTAATGGCAGCGCATTAGTCCGTATATCAATCATTTTAGAAACAACATGAGAGGGGTGAAATGAACATACATCTTCAACTTTCCTGCGCAGTCGCTCGATGCCATTCTGCAGCACCTTCTCAAGCCTGAGCAGCGACTCGCGTCTTTCTTCTAGAGTATTACACTCGCCTCCCACCTGGATCATTGATAAATCTCCAATGACACGCATCACCCAATTCTCGCAGCCAACAAAGTCGGCCATCAGAATCTCTTCCGAGTCTAGCCACTGTCGGTACGGCAAGCGTGGCGGCACTCCCGTGGATGCTGTAGAGAGAATCTCGAACCAGAGGAGCTTTGTGAATTCGAAGCGCTTTGCATACATCATGCCGCGCCAGATGGGCGACATGGCAGCGCCGTTTGGCGGCGTCTGATCTGTTGGAGAGCTGCTGTGCTCTCGAGGAGCAGGGTCCAGGCCGATGAACAACGGCCCCAGCTTGCTTACAACTGTTGTAAGGGCATCAAGATGCGTCTGCCAGCTCAATGAGCCACCTTGTAAAATCTAAAATTCATGTGCCCAAGTTAGGAGGATGGTGAACCGTTTATGGCATACTCATACATACACAcgcatatacatgtatgtacggCGCTTGAACTGCTCAGACATGTTCATGTATACGAACCTCGAAACTAATGAGACAACAGCCACTAGAAATAAACGTAATGAGCCGTCCGCCTTCGTCTAATGCAAGGTTACCTTCGTTGGCCGAAAGAGCATGGCGCATGGCACTCAACGCCGTGGTGTGATATTCTATCAGCTCGGCCTCCATATACTCGGTGCCTCGCGCAAACTTGGTCCGCTGGTACAGGGCGGCCAGCGTCATTGAGGCCTGCCTCAGCGGCCGGTTattcaacagcagccagaAGAGCCAGCCGCGGCCGCCCAGCTCGGGGTTGTCAGTGTAGTAGGGATACTGGATGGGGAAGATGTAGTCCAGGTAGAGCATGATGAGTTCAGCTTCGCGGTACCGCATTTCCTGACTCGGGCACGAGGCCCACAGGGCCTGCTCGGGCCCAGCTACAGCGACCGCGTCCTGCTGCGGTTTAGATGAGATTGTCCGCAGTTGAGGGCCCGTCCTGTTGCCACCCTTGTTTAGCTGCCTGGCGTTCTGCTTGACAGCCCTCTTGACCAGCGAGAGCTCGGCGCGGACCTGCTCCTCATTGTCCAGCCATGAAGGCCGAGGGCCGTAGCCGTGGCAGTGGATGTTGCGGTTGTCGCACTCCTTGCAGAAGGGGTGGCCTTCATCGCATTTGCGGTGTCTGATACGACACGTCCAACAGCCTCTTTTAGACCGGCTTCTCAGCGGCACTTTTGCCGCCTGCATTGTGAGAGGCGTGAgtgcaataaaaaaaaaagggggggggggggggggggggggggggctttCAATCAGGAGACGCGCAAAGTGTGTGATTGAAGTTTGGCGAGTGGCATGTGGGCAAAGTTGGGGAAAATGTGTCAGCCCAAATGCTCCATGGGGAAGATGGGTGCGACGGTAGATAAGAGCGAGAACTGAGAGCCAGCCGTCAGCAGCCTGACTCATCAGACATGGGCTCGCCCTTTGGTTAGATCGTCTCAACGGCGGATTGCTCGTCTCTAGCCACAGCAGCCAGACCACGCCAGACCAAGCCGCCTCTTACTCCTTTCAGAGCCAACTTACCAACAGCTAATAGCGAAATGCTCCGGCCCCACCTCACCCGAGAATGCTTCGCGAACTACTGCGGCGAGATGGGCTAATGGTAGATGGGGGAGCAGCTTAAGAGTCAGGTCGCAGACAGTAACTCCACGTCAAGGGAGCCCCCGTGCATAACCGGGGCTACTAGTACATTGCAATCAGTAAAGAGTTCAAATAGTCCAAAATGAACTACGGAGTTATATAATACAAAGTTGAAATATAAAGTTCAGTTGGGAACCCAAGTCTTGTCGAGCAGTTGCACTAGTTTCGGACGACTCAAAGTTTCATGTTCAGAGCAAGCACATGCCTATGGCTGCCACACTGTTCATAAACGGCAAATTCTTTGCCGCCGAAGACAACGAAAAACTTCACGAAGCCAAATTCCACGAGTGCATGCTTGTTGAAAATGGAATAATTGAATACGTTGGCAGTGCTGATGCGGACATCAATGCTCTGGCTTCCTCAAAGGGAGCTGAGGTGCACGATCTTAAAGGTCACCACGTTCTTCCCGGCTTCATAGACGGCCACGTACACGCTCTTCTGCTTGGTCAGTCTCTGCAGAGACTGAACTTGGAAAAGTGTCAAAGTTTACAAGAGATTCGAGATGTTATCAGCGTTTATGCAGCCACTCATGCCGACGCATCTCGCATTCTGTGTGGCGGCTGGATGGAGTTCCAGACTGATGGCAAGGCCGAAGTCTCCATGTTAGATGACTTGGATCCGCGACCTATCTACATCATGTCGAGAGATCTTCATGCATGCTGGTGCAGCACCGCAGCAATCAAAGAGATGGGATTGGAGTCTGCACCCAATCCTGTGGGAGGAACCATACATCGCGACAACCAAGGCAGAGCAACCGGACTCCTCAGCGAAACGGCATGCACACTCTTAGCATGGCCGCATCTGGCACAAATGGCCACGCCAGAGGAACGCGTTGAAGCAATTCGAGGCGCAATCAATGCTCTTCATGCCGTTGGC
The Trichoderma asperellum chromosome 7, complete sequence DNA segment above includes these coding regions:
- a CDS encoding uncharacterized protein (EggNog:ENOG41~TransMembrane:1 (o396-413i)) — encoded protein: MQAAKVPLRSRSKRGCWTCRIRHRKCDEGHPFCKECDNRNIHCHGYGPRPSWLDNEEQVRAELSLVKRAVKQNARQLNKGGNRTGPQLRTISSKPQQDAVAVAGPEQALWASCPSQEMRYREAELIMLYLDYIFPIQYPYYTDNPELGGRGWLFWLLLNNRPLRQASMTLAALYQRTKFARGTEYMEAELIEYHTTALSAMRHALSANEGNLALDEGGRLITFISSGCCLISFEILQGGSLSWQTHLDALTTVVSKLGPLFIGLDPAPREHSSSPTDQTPPNGAAMSPIWRGMMYAKRFEFTKLLWFEILSTASTGVPPRLPYRQWLDSEEILMADFVGCENWVMRVIGDLSMIQVGGECNTLEERRESLLRLEKVLQNGIERLRRKVEDPPVSHYISRVFATGALVLLYVILSSIHPSEANIYAAVASVISELQQAPSDVSLRGVVWSICIAGSMAQPDQQAFFEHLMTRILNKTTNKTTKDFGNCGSVQRILRQCWTKRHEDPRSEFTWRDAMEDIGDFPLLV